The Apium graveolens cultivar Ventura chromosome 3, ASM990537v1, whole genome shotgun sequence sequence cactaataattaaaacaccttttaaatattaatcctttttctaaactctttagaaataattctctcacttgatttaaatttccaaaaattattcttaattaataatattaagaaccttttcttaattaatttataatcaattaaatctcaattaatcaattattaaatttgccaattaattatttatttcataaataaataattatcagccattattaattaattcatccaccattaaatcattctcttttatggtgtgaccctgtaggttcaatattaagccggtagtagaaataaataataataaaactattttatcattatttatataaattctctaattcattaaatatgattaattaattaatcatatttattctacatcgtgagggatacttctcatcatatcgcgactatccggataatacgaattcactgcttagaataccaagaacctattcagtgagtagttaccgtgcaattaattccttctaccatgcaatgtcacgattaaatacaaggcatggaacttgtgtcaagcctatcttatttaatcacttactttcccattcactatgcttagttctatttaatgtaaattagaaactcctttctaatttcattcactctggccagagattcctgagcTAACATTAGTgaatcagcattgaacattctcttcctacactggaaggggtagatcctttattgatcatacactatcttcgtgtacaaattcctatacccagtagagcccttataactgtcccttgagactaagaactaaaccaaagcatagttcagtgtacacaagatgactatgataacctcaagtccaacgatacttgtacaactatcactatgtgaacaactgctgacacgtgagtgaactccatcagttgttcagctgtgtgagtcatgtttagggaacttattctataataagcacctacatactagctatagtgtcaccacacgaatgtctatgagaacagacatccttcataatgaagcaagcatggtatgtaccgatctttgcggattattaattaccagttagtaatcctacgaccaggaactatttaagtttagagttatcatcttttaggtattattattatgatctcatcacaatccataaaaagctttactctaaactatggtatatcttatttaaacatttaaatagatagagcccgcaataaaaacaaaaaaagccttttattaatatcaatgaaatcaaaacagattacataaaagttattcctaaatcctcatacatgattggacttaggacatatctctttcatgtgatatataaacacagacataggttttacactataagtgttatcattatcgagaatattattcattgtaaccctagcagctctcgtgatatttgttcatcactgagagaggacagttccatattgtaacagagtttattgcattgaataaagtgtgttttctgttacttgtgttatttgaatttgatttgattttgctatacactgtattcaacccccttctacagtgtgtgtgacctaacatgcaATGTCtaatactgtaaattctgataagaaaaatattaacataaactctgatgttaaatccgctgcaaatgttaacaaacttaataaggccaaaggatccaagcaagtctgggtctttaaaactaatcattaatggtctttgtaattgcagggcaacaggaaaaatatcatagttctggacagtggatgttcaggacatatgactggaaataaagccctgctatcagattttgtggagaaagctggcccaggagtttcttatggagatggaaacatgggaaaaactttgggatatggcaatatcaatctaggTAATGTCACACTACACCAAATATGGCCTATTACAAGACCAAAAAAGCGTTGTGGTAGACCCAATATGTGTTACAATAGAATCTATGGTAACATATTTGCCAAAAACCAGCGTTGCGTTTGCGGCCGTTGCCATAGACCCTTTTTGTAACGAATTTTAGCCTGTTGTAACACTTTCTTGGTTATTACAATAGAGCTTTTTTGTAACACTTTGTCCTGTTGTTGTAACATTTTTAAATTGTTACAATAGATCTTGTAACACTTTTGTGTAACATTTTAATATGTAAATATGTTACAAAATGGAGTTTTAGTAACACTTATTTCTGTTTTTGTAACATTTAAGGGTGTTACAATAGAACTTTGCAACACTTTAGtgtaatatttttatatttaaaatgtTACAAAATTGATTAATTGTAACATTTTTTGCAACCATTTATACTATTTGTAACAAATTTTGGGTTTTTAGTAACATGTGCTTACAACATTTTTATCTCCTAGTGTAATACTTTAAATGTATATGGCAACATTTTTGTGCAACACTTTTATATGGTAAAACTACAATATGATGTTTGTGATTACAATAACCTGATAAATACTTGTCAAAATCCTGAAAACACATTCTAGTCTGCAATTTAGCAAATCCAACAATAACAAGTGGCAACAAACCACATACTACATCATAGTCTAAACATCAAACCAAGTACTGATAATAGTCTAAATATCAAACCAAGTACTGATAATAGTCTAAACATCAGCAACAAAATTCTTGGACCAAAATATCAAAAGACCAAGTACCAAAAGTATGCACATAGAAATAAAACTACTGAGCATCATTCATCAGAAATTGCAGTTTCAGTATCATCCTGTTCATCGTCCACCTGATTGTCATCCTCCAAATTCTCATCACCATGATCACTATCCTCGCTTTCATCCGTAGCAGCAGCACAAAGCTCTTGAACATCAATGTCGCTGAAATCTGGATTGATTTCTCCAAGTCTTGCCACCACTTTGgtcattttatcaaacacctttctaTCATCTCTAGCATTTCAGCCATGAGTTCCTCCCTTATTGTGTTTTTCAAGTCAGTGACATCAGTAGGCACAATACTGCCTAGATCTTTTAGCTGCTGAGCCTTCTTTGTTTTTCTGCATTTCCCTGATCTACCAAGAAGCCAATTTGGTCCATGACTTGGTTTTTTACCAGCAACCAATGTAGTCTACCAAATTAACAGTTATAAAGAATTAGTATCATGTTCCGTAGcttaaaaatgaaaattaaaatgACTTTCTCCCTGTAACTGAAAATGAGTAATTTAAATTACCATGTATTCGCGTCCTTCTTTTCGTTTACGGGTTTTCACATAAATTTCATCCCTCGGAGCTAGTTGCTTAGGTGACATTTTTTctttgctttctacaaagataaACCAAGAACTCAAGAAAAATTCACAAGAAAAAGTGAACCTATGAAATCGTAAATAGATAATAAAAAAACATCGATTTTATAAATTATGGACATACAATTTTCTCCCCAATTTGTGCAAAGCTTTTACGACCAGCAGTGTGCGTTTCGACAATTAACTTGCGATTTTTAGCATTTTTCTGAGCTCGATCCTGATCATTCAATAATGTGTAAACAATTAATTAATTTCCAACATGATGTAGAATACTGGCTAGCTGTTCAATATTTAAAATGCATACTTTCACGTCTTTATCCCCCCAGTATTTAAGTAAAATCTTAAATTCTTCGACTGAAACAACATTTGGCCTATTTTTGAGTCTGTCCTCATCATTATCATACTTAAGATAATGGTTCTTCTTAAATCGGCTTTTGTACAGCCTCCACAAAGCACAAATTGTTCGCAATGTGTACGTCCTTCCTTCCTCAGGAATATCATATTTTGACTAGCAAAATTAGTTAAAATTAGTGCAACTCGATCTAAACATAAAGACAGTACAAAATACCATAGTAAATTATCGTGTTTATGTTTCCGGTTTACCTTAAAAAACTCCAGAGCTCTTCCTTCTGCTGTTCAGGAAATTTATGCCAAGAGAGGCAATCAAGTGGGACAGTCTGCCTAGCCAACGTACCTAAAAAGTTGGTAAATTCAGAGAGGACCTTGTCATCATCAGCGATGGCCTGAAGCTCGCAATTCAGTTTAATGACCTTTCTTTCATCAGGCCTTCTTCTGTAAACGTCATTCATGAGTGTAGGTCCTCGACGCTTTCTATTCTTGGGTGCACCTAAATATATTACAAAACACTTAATTAATAGTTGAATACCAAttaaatcaagaaaaaaattaCAATAGAATTAAGCCAAAATCAAGAAATAGAAATTGACCTCCTAAATTATCATCACATAGTTCCTCATCAGGTTGTGGCTCAGATGTTTGACCACCAGCATCCCCTAGGCCTTTATCTTTTTCAAGGTTCTTTTGACATTCTTTCATTAAAACATAAGCTTCCATCGTACCAATTCCTAAATTATTGAATTTTTTGGCAGGAGCCACTTTCAATGGGAAGAATGGTGATGTAACTTCAGGTAAGGGAGGGGGAGGTGGCAGTGGAGGGGTTAATTCTCGAGTTGGTTATTGGGGTGATTTTTCAGTGGGTTCAGTAGGAGCTGTGGCCCTTGAACGTGTGTTCGGTCTTTTCACCGGAATGGTCACCTTTTTATTTTTTGCTTTCTTGTTACCAACTTGCTCAGCTTTCTTTGTAACAACTCGCACATCTTCTTCTTCAGCATCGGACAAGCTCTCATGTTCGGGAATGTACTCCCTATCaacttcctcatcatcatcaggtGGAGTATTTTTGTGCCTTTCTTATCTTTCTCCGCATTTATTCCCAACTCCTTCaacttctttttattttcttcaatctgcaACATTCTTTTCCTCTCATAATATGTTATCTGAAAAAAAAGGATCAAATAATAATTAGATCCAAGGCATAACTGATAAAAGTAATTACatgaaaacataaaaaaaaattaccTGCAAATTTTCAAGAGCCAATCGGCGACTTATCCTCTGTTTCTGCAGGGCATCCACTGTCACAAAATTTCGTTTTGCTTGTAGACCTGTTGGTGCAATAACAGTTTAACAATATGTAACATTTTAACATGCACTAATTGAATGCATCATCAACATGAAAATCTATCACCTTCAAAAAATTGTGTTCTTGGTCGCACAACTACATGGGGCTGAACCTGTTGCTTAGCCTCTACAGATTGGTCAACCACATCATCGACATAAAAATCCAACCTTTCACCTTCAACTTTGCTTAGGAATGCAGTTAAGTCAGCATCGGACTGAATCAAGTGCCAACCTGAAGGAACCTTCTTCACATAAACACCACCATTTTCCTTGTATTTTAGCACATCTAGCACATACTCCATCAGAACCGTGTACGAGAATCGGTCTGCATCAACATACTCCAAAATCACTTTACAGGTTCCACCAACATATTTGGATTTTGTAAAAGTTCCCTTATGAAAGAACCTGAGAACATAATCTGTACTTGCCATCCTGAAAATTAAAAAGTACAAATAAATTGTCAGTGATATAAATACAAGTCCTAGATGTTACAAATTAAAAAAACAAGAAACTAATTGAGGCTCGTTAGAAAATAGACAAATAGATTACAAACCAACGCAAGTTCCAAATAAATTACTACTCAAATTACAAACCAACTCAAGTTCAACTCAAGTTCAAAATAGATTACAGACCAACTCATTCAACTAACAAATTAGAAAGCAAACTCTAAGTACCAATTACATAAACAAATTATCAATCAGTGCCATATCATATATCAATATCATCCAGGTCTTCATTAGGTGTAACAGGGAATTGTTTTTTCGGGACATCATCTCTGGACCAAGTGAATGTATCAGGTATGTCAACTCGCGGGATATAACCTATGTCAGACACTTCTTCTGCTGTAGTCAACCCATCTTCTACTTCAGAGTATTGATCCTTTGGATAAGTCTGAAGAACAAATTGCAAATTCTTTTCAGTAGGATCTTCAATATAGAAGACCTGTTGTACTTGTGTAGCGAGGACAAAGGGATCTTCCTTTTGACATAACCTACTAAAGTTCACTCTTGCTAACCCATAGCAATCCCCAGCTTTTTGGTACCAACAACACCTAAAAAGCTTTACTGACACCGCACCCCAGTAGTCCACTTCAATAATCTCCTCAATTGCATCGTAGTATCCCACATCCCCAACTATTGGGTTCTTATCTTTTGCACTCGCAAAACTGGTGGTTAAGGCAGTGAGGAACACACCAGAGTCTTGCGTTGTACACCTACTATCTCTGAGCTTGGTATGAAATCTATATCCATTCATATTGTAACCTGTAAATCTCTTTGCCGAATGACGAGGGCCCCTTACCAACGAGGACAATTCCAGTGAAATTTCATCTCTTTTTTGAACCACATCTTTCAACCACTTTTGAAAGTCAGTTGTATGCATTCTTTCGCGCTTATACCTCTTTAATTTGTCATCTTTTTTAACAAGGGTATGGTGTTCACTACAATTGGATTAGCAGCAAGTTAGCACAATATTATAATGTCTTAAAGTTTTTTTTAATTAATCTTGATTTTTGGTTGTTAATTAGAACTTACTCTTTTAGCTTTTCGATTTCCACGTTTTCATAGTTGAATAATATGTACCGATGAGCATTTGTCCATGTCTTGTTGTCCAGATGTATAGACTTTCCTTCTCTGCTTCTCCGAGACCCGATAGGATATCCACCATATGTATGACTGTCCTTGGTATCGGTCCCACTCTTAGACTGCTCATCAAAAAATCTAGAGCAAAATGTAAGGCATTCTTCTACCAAGTAGCCCTCTGCTACGCACCCTTCAGGTTTACTCTGATTCCGAACGTATGACTTCAATTTGCACAAATACCGTTCAATTCCAAACATCCACCTTAAGTGCACCGGTCCACCAAATTCTATTTCCTTGCATAAATGAATTGGTAAGTGAACCATTATATCGAAAAATGCAGGTGGAAAAATCATTTCAAGCTCACAAAGTATCTCGATTATTTCCTTCTGCAATTTTTCAACATCTTCTAATTCAATGACTTTTCCATATATGCCTCTAAAGAATGCTCCCAGCCTCATTAATGGAATTGCTACCTCAGGCTTCAGAGTTTTTACGACAGCAAATTGTAATAGAAATTGCAGAATAAAATGCGCGTCATGACTTTTGTAACCCGATATCTTTCGCTCCTTCATTTGAACACACCGGCTGATATTTGATGCAGATCCGTATGGTAGCTTAGCATTCATTAGAACTGAATAAAAGATCTCTTTCTCTTTTTTGGTCATATCAAAAGTAGATGCCCTAATTTCAACATCTTTATCATCACATTTGACAGGGTGAAGGTCTTTTCTAATCCCCATTTCTTCCAAATCTTGACGAGCATTAAGATGGTCCTTTGTCTTGCCTCCGATATTTAACAAAGTCCCCAAAATCTTGTCACAAATGTTCTTCTCAATGTGAATAACATCTAAGTTATGCCTAACCATATTATTGCTCCAATATGGTAGCTCGAAAAAAATGGACTTCTTCTTCCAAGGGCAATCTGATGTTCCTCTATTTCTTTTCAGCGGCTTCCCAAAATCATTTTCGTAACCACGCAATAGTTCTTCAACCTCTGCTCCGCTTAATATATCAGGACATGATAGCATTTCCACATCTCCGTTAAATCTGCGCCTATCGGACCTCTGGAGGGAGAAACTTTCGATGGTTTAAATACACAACCTTCTTACTATGTTTCAAATATATCGATGAGGTCTCATAGTGACATGAAGGACAAGCCAGCTTTCCTTTCGTGCTTCAACCGGATAAAATCCCATATCCAGGGAA is a genomic window containing:
- the LOC141714130 gene encoding uncharacterized protein LOC141714130 — encoded protein: MKPENLILSTLIPGPVYPGNEIDVYMQPLIAELKELWAVGIETYDASFSLQRSDRRRFNGDVEMLSCPDILSGAEVEELLRGYENDFGKPLKRNRGTSDCPWKKKSIFFELPYWSNNMVRHNLDVIHIEKNICDKILGTLLNIGGKTKDHLNARQDLEEMGIRKDLHPVKCDDKDVEIRASTFDMTKKEKEIFYSVLMNAKLPYGSASNISRCVQMKERKISGYKSHDAHFILQFLLQFAVVKTLKPEVAIPLMRLGAFFRGIYGKVIELEDVEKLQKEIIEILCELEMIFPPAFFDIMVHLPIHLCKEIEFGGPVHLRWMFGIERYLCKLKSYVRNQSKPEGCVAEGYLVEECLTFCSRFFDEQSKSGTDTKDSHTYGGYPIGSRRSREGKSIHLDNKTWTNAHRYILFNYENVEIEKLKDEHHTLVKKDDKLKRYKRERMHTTDFQKWLKDVVQKRDEISLELSSLVRGPRHSAKRFTGYNMNGYRFHTKLRDSRCTTQDSGVFLTALTTSFASAKDKNPIVGDVGYYDAIEEIIEVDYWGAVSVKLFRCCWYQKAGDCYGLARVNFSRLCQKEDPFVLATQVQQVFYIEDPTEKNLQFVLQTYPKDQYSEVEDGLTTAEEVSDIGYIPRVDIPDTFTWSRDDVPKKQFPVTPNEDLDDIDI